One Hippoglossus stenolepis isolate QCI-W04-F060 chromosome 9, HSTE1.2, whole genome shotgun sequence genomic region harbors:
- the ebf2 gene encoding transcription factor COE2 isoform X2, producing the protein MFGIQEHLIREVSGLKERSLGEEMDPIRSWVRNVGVVDANVAAQSGVALSRAHFEKQPPSNLRKSNFFHFVLALYDRHGQPVEVERTAFVDFVEHDKEQTGEKTNNGTHYKLQLLYSNGVRTEQDLYARLIDSVTKQPIAYEGQNKNPEMCRVLLTHEVMCSRCCEKKSCGNRNETPSDPVIIDRFFLKFFLKCNQNCLKTAGNPRDMRRFQVVLSSTVCVDGHVLAVSDNMFVHNNSKHGRRARRLEPGESAENTMEYATPCIKAISPSEGWTTGGAMVIVIGENFFDGLQVVFGSMLVWSELITPHAIRVQTPPRHIPGVVEVTLSYKSKQFCKGAPGRFIYTALNEPTIDYGFQRLQKVIPRHPGDPEKLAKEILLKRAADLVEALYGNPHSNQDMLLKRAADIAEALYSVPRPHSQLQALPSSPAHGSVMGLGSYPSQLGVSIGEQSSQGYIRNSSSLSPRGYPSASTPQQSGYGSGGMTGGYGTVPMTSLGVPGSPGFSSASPTGSPYIMPSSPTIPGSSSSSSSLLPFSSFPSAAKQKSAFAPVLRPQGSPSPACPASGGSFRAMAGLVVPPM; encoded by the exons tggagTGGCTCTGTCCAGAGCTCACTTTGAGAAGCAGCCACCCTCCAATCTGCGCAAGTCCAACTTCTTCCACTTTGTGCTGGCGCTCTACGACAGGCACGGCCAACctgtggaggtggagaggaccGCGTTTGTGGACTTTGTTGAGCATGACaag gagcagacaggagagaagacaAACAACGGTACGCACTacaagctgcagctcctctacAGCAACG gGGTTCGAACGGAGCAAGATCTTTATGCACGACTCATCGACTCTGTCACTAAACAG CCTATAGCGTACGAGGGACAAAACAAGAATCCAGAAATGTGCCGAGTTCTGCTCACACACGAGGTTATGTGCAG CCGCTGTTGTGAGAAAAAAAGCTGCGGCAACCGAAACGAGACGCCCTCCGACCCCGTCATCATTGACAG GTTTTTCTTGAAGTTCTTCCTGAAATGTAACCAGAATTGTCTGAAGACGGCAGGAAACCCGAGGGATATGAGGAGATTTCAG GTGGTCTTGTCCAGCACCGTGTGCGTAGACGGCCACGTCCTGGCAGTGTCTGACAACATGTTTGTGCACAACAACTCAAAACACGGTCGGAGAGCCCGCAGGCTGGAGCCGGGCGAGTCTGCGGAGAACACTATGGAATATG CCACTCCGTGTATCAAAGCCATCAGTCCCAGTGAGGGCTGGACCACCGGCGGGGCCATGGTCATCGTCATCGGGGAGAACTTCTTTGACGGGCTGCAGGTGGTGTTTGGCAGCATGCTGGTGTGGAGCGAG CTCATCACACCGCACGCTATCCGCGTCCAGACGCCTCCTCGACACATCCCCGGAGTTGTGGAGGTCACACTGTCTTATAAATCCAAACAGTTCTGCAAGGGAGCTCCCGGACGCTTCATCTACACAG ccCTTAATGAGCCGACCATAGACTATGGCTTCCAGCGTCTTCAGAAGGTCATCCCCCGACATCCCGGTGACCCAGAGAAACTGGCCAAG GAGATTCTCCTCAAAAGAGCAGCAGATCTTGTGGAGGCGCTGTATGGAAATCCACACAGCAATCAG gacatGCTGCTGAAACGTGCAGCTGACATCGCCGAGGCTCTCTACAGCGTTCCTCGCCCTCACAGTCAGCTGCAGGCGCTGCCAAGTTCCCCGGCCCACGGCAGTGTCATGGGTCTGGGCTCCTACCCCTCTCAGCTAGGCGTTAGCATCGGGGAGCAGAGCAGCCAAG GTTACATTCGAAACTCCAGCAGTTTGTCTCCCAGGGGTTACCCATCAGCCTCCACTCCTCAGCAGTCAGGCTACGGCAGCGGCGGGATGACCGGAGGCTACGGGACAGTTCCCATGACCAGCCTAGGAGTTCCTGGTTCTCCTGGCTTCAGCAGTGCCTCCCCCACAGGCTCTCCATATA TCATGCCCTCCAGCCCAACCATCCCAGGAAGCTCCAGCTCCTCATCGTCTCTCTtgcctttctcctccttcccgTCTGCTGCTAAACAGAAGAGTGCTTTTGCTCCCGTGCTCAGACCCCAGGGCTCTCCCTCCCCTGCCTGCCCTGCCTCAGGGGGGAGCTTCAGAG cgATGGCGGGCCTGGTTGTCCCCCCGATGTAG
- the ebf2 gene encoding transcription factor COE2 isoform X1 produces MFGIQEHLIREVSGLKERSLGEEMDPIRSWVRNVGVVDANVAAQSGVALSRAHFEKQPPSNLRKSNFFHFVLALYDRHGQPVEVERTAFVDFVEHDKEQTGEKTNNGTHYKLQLLYSNGVRTEQDLYARLIDSVTKQPIAYEGQNKNPEMCRVLLTHEVMCSRCCEKKSCGNRNETPSDPVIIDRFFLKFFLKCNQNCLKTAGNPRDMRRFQVVLSSTVCVDGHVLAVSDNMFVHNNSKHGRRARRLEPGESAENTMEYATPCIKAISPSEGWTTGGAMVIVIGENFFDGLQVVFGSMLVWSELITPHAIRVQTPPRHIPGVVEVTLSYKSKQFCKGAPGRFIYTALNEPTIDYGFQRLQKVIPRHPGDPEKLAKEILLKRAADLVEALYGNPHSNQDMLLKRAADIAEALYSVPRPHSQLQALPSSPAHGSVMGLGSYPSQLGVSIGEQSSQGYIRNSSSLSPRGYPSASTPQQSGYGSGGMTGGYGTVPMTSLGVPGSPGFSSASPTGSPYIMPSSPTIPGSSSSSSSLLPFSSFPSAAKQKSAFAPVLRPQGSPSPACPASGGSFRGSHPSHYLTPLSELTNAV; encoded by the exons tggagTGGCTCTGTCCAGAGCTCACTTTGAGAAGCAGCCACCCTCCAATCTGCGCAAGTCCAACTTCTTCCACTTTGTGCTGGCGCTCTACGACAGGCACGGCCAACctgtggaggtggagaggaccGCGTTTGTGGACTTTGTTGAGCATGACaag gagcagacaggagagaagacaAACAACGGTACGCACTacaagctgcagctcctctacAGCAACG gGGTTCGAACGGAGCAAGATCTTTATGCACGACTCATCGACTCTGTCACTAAACAG CCTATAGCGTACGAGGGACAAAACAAGAATCCAGAAATGTGCCGAGTTCTGCTCACACACGAGGTTATGTGCAG CCGCTGTTGTGAGAAAAAAAGCTGCGGCAACCGAAACGAGACGCCCTCCGACCCCGTCATCATTGACAG GTTTTTCTTGAAGTTCTTCCTGAAATGTAACCAGAATTGTCTGAAGACGGCAGGAAACCCGAGGGATATGAGGAGATTTCAG GTGGTCTTGTCCAGCACCGTGTGCGTAGACGGCCACGTCCTGGCAGTGTCTGACAACATGTTTGTGCACAACAACTCAAAACACGGTCGGAGAGCCCGCAGGCTGGAGCCGGGCGAGTCTGCGGAGAACACTATGGAATATG CCACTCCGTGTATCAAAGCCATCAGTCCCAGTGAGGGCTGGACCACCGGCGGGGCCATGGTCATCGTCATCGGGGAGAACTTCTTTGACGGGCTGCAGGTGGTGTTTGGCAGCATGCTGGTGTGGAGCGAG CTCATCACACCGCACGCTATCCGCGTCCAGACGCCTCCTCGACACATCCCCGGAGTTGTGGAGGTCACACTGTCTTATAAATCCAAACAGTTCTGCAAGGGAGCTCCCGGACGCTTCATCTACACAG ccCTTAATGAGCCGACCATAGACTATGGCTTCCAGCGTCTTCAGAAGGTCATCCCCCGACATCCCGGTGACCCAGAGAAACTGGCCAAG GAGATTCTCCTCAAAAGAGCAGCAGATCTTGTGGAGGCGCTGTATGGAAATCCACACAGCAATCAG gacatGCTGCTGAAACGTGCAGCTGACATCGCCGAGGCTCTCTACAGCGTTCCTCGCCCTCACAGTCAGCTGCAGGCGCTGCCAAGTTCCCCGGCCCACGGCAGTGTCATGGGTCTGGGCTCCTACCCCTCTCAGCTAGGCGTTAGCATCGGGGAGCAGAGCAGCCAAG GTTACATTCGAAACTCCAGCAGTTTGTCTCCCAGGGGTTACCCATCAGCCTCCACTCCTCAGCAGTCAGGCTACGGCAGCGGCGGGATGACCGGAGGCTACGGGACAGTTCCCATGACCAGCCTAGGAGTTCCTGGTTCTCCTGGCTTCAGCAGTGCCTCCCCCACAGGCTCTCCATATA TCATGCCCTCCAGCCCAACCATCCCAGGAAGCTCCAGCTCCTCATCGTCTCTCTtgcctttctcctccttcccgTCTGCTGCTAAACAGAAGAGTGCTTTTGCTCCCGTGCTCAGACCCCAGGGCTCTCCCTCCCCTGCCTGCCCTGCCTCAGGGGGGAGCTTCAGAGGTAGCCACCCATCTCACTATCTGACCCCGCTGTCTGAACTCACGAATGCAGTCTAA